One region of Pseudomonas alvandae genomic DNA includes:
- a CDS encoding RNA polymerase factor sigma-70 produces MTEQVSTSRCDSPLLQAFVDNRTILVKIAARITGCRSRAEDVVQDAFFRLQSAPQITSSIKAQLSYLFQIVRNLAIDHYRKQALEQKYSGPEEEGLNVVIQGASPETSHINFSTLEHIADALTELPSRTRYAFEMYRLHGVPQKDIAKELGVSPTLVNFMIRDALVHCRKVSGVRGDTFARR; encoded by the coding sequence ATGACGGAACAAGTATCCACAAGCAGGTGCGACTCACCGCTACTTCAGGCATTCGTCGATAACCGAACCATCCTGGTCAAGATCGCAGCGCGCATCACCGGGTGCCGGTCCCGCGCGGAAGATGTGGTCCAAGACGCGTTTTTCAGGCTGCAATCGGCGCCGCAGATCACCTCCTCCATCAAGGCCCAGCTCAGCTATTTGTTCCAGATCGTGCGCAACCTGGCGATCGACCACTACCGCAAGCAAGCGCTGGAACAGAAATACTCGGGCCCTGAAGAGGAAGGCTTGAACGTGGTGATCCAGGGAGCTTCGCCGGAAACGTCGCATATCAACTTTTCCACGCTCGAGCACATCGCCGACGCGTTGACCGAGCTGCCCAGCCGTACTCGCTACGCCTTCGAGATGTACCGCCTGCACGGCGTGCCGCAGAAGGACATCGCCAAGGAGTTGGGCGTCTCGCCAACCCTGGTGAACTTCATGATCCGCGACGCCCTGGTGCATTGCCGCAAGGTGTCGGGGGTACGCGGGGATACGTTTGCGCGGCGGTGA
- a CDS encoding GNAT family N-acetyltransferase produces MSISKPSTTLPLPGGRHLGADETERHLSLMLEGAPLIRLRLERGPQLHVHLQEANDRPVGPALWAACYWLFARDPDCQQLVWHLDERPGEALLSGLLAGTPEVNEYVCERVLFWQLPQPWLGEAFNGSYPQQMIITDGKRHPRRPIKPRGEVYRRFDARLGAWVSLRTLEIEQDLTRFNRWQNSPRVASFWQEEGSLEQHREYLGKLQHDPRVLTLIGCFDDQPFAYFEAYWAKEDRIAPFYDAHDYDRGIHMLVGEEQHRGPHKVASWLSALVHYLFLDDPRTQRVVAEPRADNARMIGHLHNQCFHCEKEFDFPHKRAALMILGRERFFDRCSLM; encoded by the coding sequence ATGTCCATCTCCAAGCCTTCAACAACGCTGCCCTTGCCGGGTGGCCGCCACCTCGGCGCTGATGAAACCGAGCGTCATCTGAGCCTGATGCTTGAAGGCGCGCCCTTGATCCGCCTGCGCCTGGAGCGCGGCCCTCAACTTCATGTGCATCTTCAAGAAGCCAACGACCGGCCTGTAGGGCCGGCGCTGTGGGCCGCCTGCTATTGGTTGTTTGCCAGGGATCCCGATTGCCAGCAATTGGTCTGGCACCTTGACGAACGCCCCGGCGAAGCCTTGCTCAGTGGCTTGCTGGCGGGCACGCCAGAGGTGAACGAATACGTCTGTGAGCGCGTCTTGTTCTGGCAATTGCCGCAACCTTGGCTGGGGGAAGCATTCAATGGCAGTTATCCGCAGCAAATGATCATCACCGATGGCAAGCGCCATCCTCGTCGACCGATCAAGCCACGAGGCGAGGTGTATCGACGTTTCGATGCGCGGCTGGGGGCTTGGGTGTCCCTGCGAACCCTCGAAATCGAGCAGGACCTGACACGCTTCAATCGCTGGCAGAACAGCCCTCGGGTCGCCAGCTTCTGGCAAGAGGAGGGCAGCCTGGAGCAGCATCGCGAGTATCTGGGCAAGCTGCAGCACGACCCTCGGGTCTTGACGTTGATCGGCTGTTTCGACGACCAGCCATTCGCCTATTTCGAAGCCTATTGGGCCAAGGAAGATCGAATCGCGCCGTTCTATGACGCCCACGATTATGACCGCGGTATCCACATGCTGGTGGGCGAGGAACAACATCGGGGCCCGCATAAAGTCGCGAGCTGGCTATCCGCGCTGGTGCACTACCTGTTTCTCGACGATCCACGCACCCAGCGCGTGGTGGCCGAGCCTCGGGCCGACAACGCCCGGATGATCGGGCATTTGCACAACCAATGCTTCCATTGTGAGAAGGAATTCGATTTCCCGCATAAGCGGGCGGCGTTGATGATCCTGGGGCGGGAGCGGTTTTTTGATCGGTGTTCGTTGATGTGA
- a CDS encoding MOSC domain-containing protein gives MLRLSALYRYPLKSGKGQSLQGIGLDKLGLDGDRRWMLVDEGSGRFLTQRAVAKMSQLSALWNEAGGLTLSAPGYGTFEAALPPVIEEQRRGVIIWRDTLRVPDAGDEAAAWVSEFIGQRTRLVHVPVELARTTAAGYGRDDDKVAFADGFPLLLIGQASLQDLSGKVGRPLEMLRFRPNLVIEGSEAFAEDGWKRIRIGDVEFRVVKPCSRCIMTTVDPQTGERDPNREPFATLQQYRSTPDGAMFGQNLVNDGNGRLEVGMPVEVLE, from the coding sequence ATGTTGCGGCTGAGCGCGCTGTATCGTTATCCGTTGAAATCCGGCAAGGGCCAATCGCTGCAAGGGATTGGCCTGGACAAGCTGGGGTTGGACGGTGACCGCCGCTGGATGCTCGTCGATGAAGGCAGCGGGCGATTCCTGACCCAGCGGGCCGTGGCGAAAATGAGCCAGCTGTCGGCCTTGTGGAACGAGGCGGGCGGCCTGACGCTCAGTGCGCCGGGCTACGGCACCTTCGAAGCGGCGTTGCCGCCAGTCATCGAAGAACAACGACGCGGCGTGATCATCTGGCGCGACACCTTGCGGGTGCCGGATGCCGGGGACGAGGCGGCGGCCTGGGTCAGCGAATTCATCGGCCAGCGCACCCGGCTGGTCCATGTCCCGGTGGAATTGGCCCGTACCACGGCAGCCGGCTATGGCCGGGACGACGACAAGGTCGCTTTCGCCGATGGTTTTCCTTTGTTGTTGATTGGACAGGCCTCTTTGCAGGATCTGTCTGGCAAGGTCGGCCGCCCCCTGGAAATGCTGCGCTTCCGTCCCAACCTGGTGATCGAGGGCAGCGAGGCATTTGCCGAAGACGGCTGGAAGCGGATTCGTATCGGCGACGTGGAATTCCGGGTGGTCAAGCCATGCTCAAGATGCATCATGACCACCGTCGATCCGCAAACCGGTGAGCGCGATCCGAATCGCGAGCCTTTCGCGACGTTGCAGCAGTACCGTTCGACGCCTGACGGCGCGATGTTCGGGCAGAACCTGGTGAATGACGGCAACGGCAGGCTTGAAGTGGGGATGCCGGTCGAAGTGCTGGAATAA
- a CDS encoding substrate-binding periplasmic protein, with protein sequence MTSRVLLAALALFLTSSLEAAQLVRIGAAHFPPYTVRPENGADTGLLPQLVEALNRSQADYQFVLVPTSIPRRFNDFKQGRVDMAIFENPDWGWQDVPHTAVDMGLEDAEIFVTQRQPDRQQSYFADLRGKRLALFSGYHYAFAEFNPDPKFLIGQYNATLTYSHDSNLQMVVRGRADIALVTRSYLSDYLLRNPEVGPQLLVSERIDQIYHHYALIRPQAPISADVFQQLLQKLRDNGQMLEIFQPYRIELVPPHAH encoded by the coding sequence ATGACCTCGCGTGTTTTGCTGGCCGCTCTGGCTCTTTTCCTGACGTCCTCCCTTGAGGCGGCGCAGCTGGTGCGGATTGGCGCGGCACATTTTCCACCCTATACCGTTCGGCCCGAAAACGGCGCCGACACCGGCCTGCTGCCGCAACTGGTGGAGGCCCTGAATCGATCGCAGGCCGATTACCAGTTCGTCCTGGTGCCCACTTCGATTCCGCGCCGTTTCAATGATTTCAAGCAGGGACGCGTCGACATGGCGATTTTCGAGAACCCGGACTGGGGCTGGCAGGATGTGCCACATACCGCAGTCGACATGGGGCTGGAAGACGCCGAGATCTTTGTGACCCAGCGCCAGCCAGATCGCCAGCAATCATATTTCGCTGACCTGAGGGGCAAGCGCCTGGCGTTGTTCAGCGGTTATCACTACGCCTTTGCCGAGTTCAACCCCGACCCCAAGTTCCTTATCGGGCAGTACAACGCCACGCTGACCTATTCCCACGACAGCAATTTGCAGATGGTGGTGCGCGGGCGCGCGGATATTGCCTTGGTGACCCGCTCGTACCTCAGCGACTACCTGTTGCGCAATCCTGAGGTAGGCCCCCAGTTGCTGGTTTCCGAGCGCATCGATCAGATCTATCACCATTATGCGCTGATCCGACCCCAGGCGCCCATCAGCGCCGATGTGTTCCAACAGTTGCTGCAGAAACTGCGGGACAATGGGCAAATGTTGGAGATCTTCCAGCCCTACCGGATCGAGCTGGTGCCACCACACGCTCATTGA
- a CDS encoding TetR/AcrR family transcriptional regulator has protein sequence MDEQKTQGVMRELVDNGQLTDPDSARGKLLQTAAHLFRNKGFERTTVRDLASAVGIQSGSIFHHFKSKDEILRAVMEETIRYNTALMRAALAEARGVREQVLALIRCELQSIMGGTGEAMAVLFYEWRSLSVEGQRQILALRNIYEEVWLEVLGRAKEAGYIRGDASITRRFLTGALSWTTTWFRTEGSLSLDELAEQALILVLAEKQ, from the coding sequence GTGGACGAGCAAAAAACCCAGGGCGTGATGCGCGAGCTGGTCGACAACGGTCAGCTGACCGACCCGGACAGTGCTCGCGGCAAACTGCTCCAGACCGCGGCTCACCTGTTTCGTAACAAAGGCTTCGAGCGCACCACTGTGCGCGACCTGGCGAGTGCCGTGGGCATCCAGTCGGGGAGCATTTTTCATCACTTCAAGAGCAAGGACGAAATCCTTCGGGCGGTGATGGAGGAAACCATCCGCTACAACACTGCGTTGATGCGCGCGGCCCTGGCCGAGGCCCGCGGCGTGCGCGAGCAGGTGCTGGCGCTGATCCGCTGCGAATTGCAGTCGATCATGGGCGGCACCGGCGAGGCGATGGCGGTGTTGTTCTATGAGTGGCGTTCCCTTTCCGTGGAGGGGCAGCGCCAAATCCTGGCCTTGCGCAATATTTATGAAGAAGTCTGGCTTGAAGTCTTGGGGCGGGCCAAGGAGGCCGGGTATATTCGCGGGGACGCGTCCATTACCCGGCGCTTCCTGACCGGTGCGTTGTCCTGGACCACCACCTGGTTTCGCACCGAAGGCAGCCTGAGTCTCGATGAACTGGCCGAGCAGGCCCTGATCCTTGTGTTGGCAGAAAAACAATAA
- a CDS encoding exonuclease domain-containing protein produces the protein MPHWLVIDLEATTDEGGWPVSEMEIIEIGASLVNRDGREVDHFQRFVRPLRRPLLTPFCRQLTHISQANIDSAAPLTEVWPVFERWLAPYHANLEGWISWGDYDRKQLLQEWQQQQLQSVLGQVQHMNLKQRFAKARRLERPLGLNAALQLAGLQFCGQQHRALEDARNTARLLPLVLTG, from the coding sequence ATGCCTCACTGGCTGGTGATTGATCTGGAGGCCACCACCGATGAAGGTGGCTGGCCGGTAAGCGAAATGGAAATTATCGAAATCGGCGCCAGCCTGGTGAACCGAGACGGCCGGGAGGTGGATCATTTCCAGCGGTTTGTCCGGCCACTGCGGCGGCCGCTGCTCACCCCTTTTTGTCGCCAACTGACTCACATCAGCCAGGCCAACATCGACAGCGCCGCCCCGCTGACCGAGGTCTGGCCTGTGTTCGAGCGTTGGCTGGCGCCCTATCACGCCAATCTTGAGGGCTGGATTAGCTGGGGTGACTACGATCGCAAGCAATTGCTGCAGGAATGGCAGCAACAACAACTGCAAAGCGTGCTTGGCCAGGTTCAGCACATGAATCTCAAGCAACGTTTTGCCAAGGCGCGTCGGCTGGAGCGCCCCTTGGGGCTCAATGCAGCGTTGCAATTGGCCGGGCTGCAGTTCTGTGGGCAACAGCACCGCGCACTGGAGGACGCCCGCAACACGGCGCGATTATTGCCTCTTGTGCTGACAGGCTGA
- a CDS encoding pyrimidine/purine nucleoside phosphorylase produces MFKVNEYFDGTVKSIAFGTAEGPATIGVMAPGEYEFGTAQREIMHVVSGALSVKLPDSTHWETFEAGSQFNVPANSKFQLKVAVDTAYLCEYRA; encoded by the coding sequence ATGTTTAAAGTCAACGAGTACTTCGACGGCACCGTCAAGTCGATCGCGTTCGGCACTGCCGAAGGCCCAGCGACCATTGGCGTCATGGCACCGGGCGAATATGAATTCGGCACAGCCCAGCGGGAAATCATGCACGTCGTGTCTGGCGCCCTGAGCGTAAAGCTGCCTGACAGCACCCATTGGGAAACCTTCGAGGCCGGCAGCCAGTTCAACGTCCCGGCCAACAGCAAGTTCCAGCTCAAGGTCGCCGTTGACACGGCTTACCTGTGTGAATATCGCGCCTGA